A genomic segment from Glycine soja cultivar W05 chromosome 20, ASM419377v2, whole genome shotgun sequence encodes:
- the LOC114402562 gene encoding aluminum-activated malate transporter 10-like encodes MARGNEVVKEVEWRIKVEEDETLQKTVVGCMWAVTAGVALKLCKFVKKAWELGVNDPRKFIHCLKVGIALSAVSLFYYWKPLYDGVGGNAMWAVMTVVVVFEYTAGATICKTVNRMFGTSLAGFLGIGVHWVASRAGEQWEPVIVGVSLFLLASAATFSRFIPTLKARFDYGILIFILTFSLVSVSGYRVDELLVMAQYRICTIIIGSILCIIISVIIRPIWAGFELFVLVTGNLDKLANSLQCCVAQYFGGSEASEDSDEMSDKKLLGYKCVLSSKATEETMANFARWEPAHGRFNFRHPWRQYVKIGASMRSCASCLDALIGCINSDNQASDDMKKNMSSISMKLGANCASVIRELATTIRKMAKSSKLDILVTDMNSAAQELRSLLNSYPNLVNAPSHNAKISTQTETASPDDQAAKIEIPLMEIIQVVTVASLLIEIVARVEGIVENVEELSVLANFQAEMCVKSKQHTSDSKVSPDQQNDDEPVRTLQMV; translated from the exons ATGGCTCGTGGCAACGAAGTGGTGAAAGAAGTAGAATGGAGAAtcaaggtagaagaagatgagacACTGCAGAAAACAGTTGTTGGTTGCATGTGGGCAGTTACAGCAGGTGTGGCTTTGAAGTTGTGCAAGTTTGTGAAGAAAGCATGGGAATTGGGGGTGAATGACCCTAGAAAATTCATCCATTGCTTGAAAGTAGGCATTGCACTTTCAGCAGTTTCGCTCTTCTACTATTGGAAGCCTTTGTATGATGGAGTTGGAGGAAATGCTATGTGGGCTGTCATGACTGTGGTTGTAGTTTTTGAGTACACAGCCG GTGCAACGATATGTAAAACTGTTAACAGAATGTTTGGAACTTCCCTTGCTGGATTTCTAGGCATTGGTGTACATTGGGTAGCTAGTAGGGCAGGAGAGCAATGGGAACCCGTAATTGTTGgagtctctctctttcttttag CATCTGCAGCAACATTCTCCAGATTCATCCCCACCTTAAAGGCTCGTTTTGATTATGGTATTTTGATATTCATCCTCACATTCAGCTTGGTGTCAGTATCGGGTTATCGGGTAGATGAATTGTTGGTCATGGCACAGTACAGAATATGCACGATTATAATTGGCAGCATATTGTGCATAATTATTAGCGTGATCATTCGTCCCATCTGGGCTGGTTTCGAACTCTTTGTTTTAGTCACAGGGAACCTCGACAAACTGGCCAACTCCTTGCAAT GTTGTGTGGCTCAGTACTTCGGTGGTAGTGAAGCCTCAGAAGATAGTGATGAGATGTCTGATAAAAAATTGCTAGGCTACAAGTGTGTGCTAAGTTCCAAAGCAACAGAAGAAACTATG GCAAATTTTGCTAGATGGGAACCTGCCCATGGCCGCTTCAACTTCCGCCACCCGTGGAGGCAATATGTTAAAATTGGAGCATCAATGCGTAGTTGTGCTTCCTGTTTAGATGCTCTTATTGGATGCATAAATTCAGACAACCAG GCTTCGGATGACATGAAGAAGAATATGAGCAGCATCTCCATGAAACTGGGCGCAAACTGTGCGAGTGTCATAAGAGAGCTAGCAACTACAATAAGGAAAATGGCAAAATCATCTAAACTTGATATTCTGGTTACAGATATGAATAGTGCTGCACAAGAGCTTCGAAGTTTATTAAATTCTTATCCAAACTTGGTTAACGCACCTTCACATAATGCCAAAATTAGTACACAAACAGAAACAGCTTCACCTGATGATCAGGCTGCAAAAATAGAAATCCCACTTATGGAAATCATTCAAGTTGTAACTGTAGCTTCTTTGCTCATTGAAATTGTGGCTCGTGTGGAAGGCATTGTGGAAAATGTTGAAGAACTATCAGTTTTGGCTAATTTCCAAGCAGAAATGTGTGTCAAATCCAAACAACATACATCTGACAGCAAGGTCTCCCCTGACCAACAGAATGATGATGAACCCGTTAGAACACTCCAAATGGTCTGA
- the LOC114403530 gene encoding plant UBX domain-containing protein 10-like → MGDVADKLAYFQAITGLEDPELCTEILAAHNWDLELAISTFTSSSNPNNPPPPPALAWKLITLPVSVISASLGLVSAAIGLGLWAAGGVLSYSLGLVGLGSPSAPLVSVTAAASEAMDFVAAFERDYGSGGPNFVGEGFMDALQRSRNSFKLLFVYLHSPDHPDTPSFCQRTLCSETIAPFVNENFVCWGGSIRASEGFKMSNSLKASRFPFCALVMAATNQRIALLQQVEGPKSSEELLVTLQRVLEESSPVLAAARLDAEERRNNMRLREEQDAAYRAALEADQARERQRREEEEHLAREAAEAERKHKEEEAARERAAQEAAEKQAALAKIRQEKAQSLGEEPEKGPNVTQVLVRFPTGERKERRFYSTATIQSLYDYVDSLGCLEAESYSLVSNFPRTVYGQEKLTLSLKEAGLHPQASLFVELGS, encoded by the exons ATGGGAGACGTAGCAGATAAATTGGCGTATTTCCAAGCGATAACCGGTTTAGAAGATCCGGAGCTCTGCACAGAAATCCTGGCTGCCCACAATTGGGACCTGGAACTCGCTATCTCTACTTTCACCTCTTCCTCAAACCCTAACAACCCTCCACCGCCTCCCGCTCTGGCTTGGAAACTCATCACCCTACCCGTTTCCGTCATCTCCGCCAGTCTAGGCTTAGTTTCCGCCGCTATCGGCTTGGGCCTATGGGCCGCGGGGGGCGTCCTCTCCTATTCCCTCGGCCTCGTGGGCCTGGGCTCGCCCTCGGCCCCATTGGTTTCCGTCACGGCCGCCGCTTCCGAGGCGATGGATTTCGTGGCCGCTTTCGAGAGGGACTACGGCTCCGGTGGGCCCAATTTCGTGGGCGAGGGCTTCATGGACGCTCTTCAGCGATCCAGGAACTCGTTCAAGCTTCTCTTCGTTTACTTGCATTCCCCCGATCACCCCGACACGCCGTCGTTCTGCCAGAGGACGCTCTGCTCTGAGACCATTGCGCCGTTTGTGAACGAGAATTTCGTGTGCTGGGGTGGCAGCATTCGCGCCAGCGAAGGGTTTAAGATGAGTAACAGCTTAAAGGCTTCTCGCTTCCCCTTCTGCGCTCTCGTCATGGCCGCCACCAATCAGAGGATCGCGCTCCTTCAACAG GTTGAAGGTCCAAAATCCAGTGAGGAGCTGCTGGTGACACTGCAGAGAGTGCTTGAAGAAAGCTCCCCCGTCCTTGCTGCGGCTAGGCTTGAtgcagaagaaagaagaaataataTGCGCTTAAGGGAGGAGCAAGATGCTGCATACAGGGCTGCACTTGAAGCTGATCAA GCTAGGGAACGacagagaagagaagaagaagaacatctTGCAAGGGAAGCTGCTGAAGCCGAGAGAAAGCACAAGGAAGAGGAGGCGGCTCGTGAAAGAGCAGCACAAGAAGCTGCAGAGAAACAAGCTGCATTGGCTAAAATACGTCAAGAGAAAGCCCAATCTCTTGGTGAAGAACCTGAAAAAGGACCTAATGTTACACAG GTTTTGGTACGGTTTCCAACTGGTGAACGCAAGGAAAGGAGGTTCTACAGCACAGCGACAATTCAGTCTTTGTATGACTATGTTGACTCACTTGGATGTTTAGAAGCCGAGAGTTACAGCCTGGTCTCCAATTTTCCTCGGACTGTTTATGGACAAGAGAAGTTGACATTGTCATTGAAGGAAGCTGGATTGCATCCTCAGGCCAGCCTGTTTGTGGAGCTCGGTTCATGA
- the LOC114402739 gene encoding protein yippee-like At4g27745: protein MEEVIGPRLYCCSNCRNHVALHDDVISKAFQGKSGRAFLFTRAMNVTIGPKEDRELMTGLHTVADVYCSDCHEVLGWKYQRAYEESQKYKEGKYVLEKAKFVRENF from the exons ATGGAGGAAGTGATTGGACCCAGATTGTACTGTTGCTCTAATTGTAGAAACCATGTTGCCCTTCATGACGATGTGATTTCAAAGGCCTTTCAG GGGAAAAGTGGACGGGCTTTTCTGTTTACTCGTGCAATGAACGTTACAATAGGACCAAAAGAAGACAGGGAGCTCATGACGGGTCTCCACACTGTTGCTGATGTCTACTGTTCTGACTGCCATGAGGTGCTTGGTTGGAAGTATCAGAGAGCCTATGAGGAATCACAGAAGTACAAGGAGGGCAAATATGTACTTGAAAAGGCTAAATTTGTCAGGGAAAACTTCTAG
- the LOC114402527 gene encoding mavicyanin-like, which yields MAIFSSHHRMLVSLLLTLVQIQAKVFCYQYKVGDLDAWGIPTSANPQVYTKWSKYHNLTIGDSLLFLYPPSQDSVIQVTEESYKRCNIKDPILYMNNGNSLFNITSKGQFFFTSGEPGHCQKNQKLHISVGEGIIETMDTAPGPSSSLPASAPSYPTVFGNIPVAPSTSTSPQLTSTFQLLIIGFMICAHFASLM from the exons ATGGCCATTTTTTCAAGTCACCACAGAATGTTGGTGTCTCTCTTGCTTACGTTGGTCCAAATCCAAGCCAAGGTGTTTTGCTATCAATACAAAGTGGGAGATCTAGATGCTTGGGGCATACCCACATCAGCAAATCCACAAGTCTACACAAAATGGTCCAAATATCATAATCTCACAATTGGAGACTCCCTTT TATTTCTATACCCACCAAGTCAAGATTCAGTGATTCAAGTTACAGAGGAATCCTACAAGAGGTGCAACATTAAAGACCCGATATTGTACATGAACAATGGCAACTCTTTgtttaacattacatcaaaggGCCAATTCTTCTTCACTAGTGGTGAGCCTGGCCAttgccaaaaaaatcaaaagcttcATATATCTGTTGGTGAAGGAATAATAGAAACTATGGATACAGCACCTGGTCCAAGTTCGTCATTGCCTGCATCTGCACCCTCCTATCCCACAGTATTTGGCAATATTCCAGTAGCTCCTTCAACCTCAACCTCACCTCAACTCACATCAACTTTTCAACTTCTCATCATTGGATTTATGATATGTGCGCACTTCGCTTCCTTAATGTGA